In Panthera leo isolate Ple1 chromosome B3, P.leo_Ple1_pat1.1, whole genome shotgun sequence, a single genomic region encodes these proteins:
- the FBXO33 gene encoding F-box only protein 33 isoform X1, which yields MLLFLSVPQPRPPGARTRAGAARVARWRRQRLRLQQLRRLRGLLRGLRGRPGAGSRRRGRMALCGQAAGAASLPSELIVHIFSFLPAPDRLRASASCSHWRECLFYPALWPQLRICLRVSPAEQPRLEFLMRKCGWFVRELRVEFAAENYLSGGGGPGDGGGADPGTGGEEVEALQLSTRWLEVLRTYLELVLCVLVSIRNNRNLQKFSLFGDISVLQQQGSLSNTYLSKVDPDGKKIKQIQQLFEEILSNSRQLKWLSCGFMLEIVTPTSLSSLSNSIANTMEHLSLLDNNIPGNSTLITTVELERFVNLRSLALDFCDFTAEMARVLTDSNHVPLQRLSLLVHNVSVMHKSLDNMPNDEHWKALSRKSTSLRVYIMAFDIKSEDMLKILKPSIPLERIHFDSYITCVSGAIVDLISRQYDKFLTHFILMNDVIDTSGFPDLSDNRNEDPLVLLAWRCTKLSLLAIHGYTVWAHNLIAIARLRGSDLKVLEVTEESIDFDQGELADQDVDPVHNLIEQVSLGLGQPWHAVMDIESLSVFTEPNRHFYREMQSFSEDI from the exons ATGTTGTTGTTCTTGTCAGTGCCGCAGCCCCGACCGCCGGGAGCTCGAACCCGAGCCGGGGCCGCCCGGGTGGCGCGGTGGCGGCGGCAGCGGCTGCGGCTGCAGCAGCTGCGACGGCTGCGGGGGCTGCTCCGGGGACTGCGGGGACGGCCGGGGGCTGGCAGCCGGCGGCGGGGCCGGATGGCTCTGTGCGGGCAGGCGGCAGGCGCCGCGTCGCTGCCCAGCGAGCTGATCGTGCACATCTTCTCCTTCCTGCCCGCGCCTGACCGGCTGCGGGCCTCGGCTTCCTGCTCGCACTGGCGCGAGTGCCTCTTCTACCCTGCTCTGTGGCCCCAGCTCCGCATCTGCCTCCGCGTCTCCCCCGCGGAGCAGCCTCGGCTCGAATTCCTCATGCGCAAGTGCGGCTGGTTCGTGCGAGAGCTGCGTGTTGAGTTCGCCGCCGAGAATTACCTGAGCGGTGGCGGCGGCCCAGGCGACGGAGGCGGCGCGGATCCCGGGACTGGCGGGGAAGAAGTCGAGGCCCTGCAACTCTCAACCCGTTGGCTGGAAGTGCTTCGCACCTACTTAGAGCTGGTGCTGTGCGTGCTGGTCAGCATCCGGAACAACAG GAACCTCCAGAAGTTTAGCCTTTTTGGAGACATAAGTGTTCTACAACAGCAAGGAAGTTTGTCAAATACATACCTCAGCAAGGTGGACCCTGatggcaaaaaaattaaaca AATTCAACAGCTGTTTGAAGAAATACTGAGTAATAGTAGGCAACTGAAATGGCTGTCCTGTGGGTTTATGCTGGAAATAGTAACCCCAACCTCACTGTCATCTCTCTCAAACTCTATTGCCAACACCATGGAGCACCTGAGTTTGCTGGACAACAATATTCCTGGTAACAGCACCCTGATCACCACAGTCGAACTGGAGCGATTTGTGAATCTACGCTCACTTGCCCTGGATTTCTGTGACTTTACAGCCGAGATGGCAAGAGTCTTAACCGATAGCAACCATGTGCCTTTGCAGCGACTGTCTCTCCTGGTCCACAACGTTTCCGTGATGCACAAGTCTCTGGACAACATGCCAAATGATGAGCATTGGAAAGCCTTGTCACGAAAGAGCACCAGCCTCCGGGTCTATATAATGGCCTTTGATATCAAGAGTGAAGATATGTTAAAGATTCTGAAACCCAGTATACCACTAGAGAGGATTCATTTTGACAGCTACATCACTTGTGTTTCAGGAGCTATTGTTGATCTTATATCCAGGCAGTATGATAAGTTCCTCActcattttatattaatgaatGATGTGATTGACACGTCTGGTTTTCCAGATCTTAGTGACAACCGAAATGAAGATCCATTGGTTTTATTAGCATGGAGGTGCACAAAGCTCTCTCTTCTGGCAATTCACG gttacaCAGTGTGGGCACACAACCTCATTGCCATTGCTCGTCTTCGTGGCTCTGATCTAAAAGTACTTGAAGTCACTGAAGAAAGCATTGATTTTGACCAAGGTGAACTGGCCGACCAGGATGTGGATCCAGTGCATAACCTTATTGAGCAGGTATCCCTGGGCCTGGGTCAACCTTGGCACGCGGTCATGGACATCGAATCACTCAGTGTCTTCACTGAACCAAATCGTCATTTTTACAGAGAGATGCAAAGCTTCAGCGAAGacatttag
- the FBXO33 gene encoding F-box only protein 33 isoform X2, with protein sequence MLLFLSVPQPRPPGARTRAGAARVARWRRQRLRLQQLRRLRGLLRGLRGRPGAGSRRRGRMALCGQAAGAASLPSELIVHIFSFLPAPDRLRASASCSHWRECLFYPALWPQLRICLRVSPAEQPRLEFLMRKCGWFVRELRVEFAAENYLSGGGGPGDGGGADPGTGGEEVEALQLSTRWLEVLRTYLELVLCVLVSIRNNRNLQKFSLFGDISVLQQQGSLSNTYLSKVDPDGKKIKQIQQLFEEILSNSRQLKWLSCGFMLEIVTPTSLSSLSNSIANTMEHLSLLDNNIPGNSTLITTVELERFVNLRSLALDFCDFTAEMARVLTDSNHVPLQRLSLLVHNVSVMHKSLDNMPNDEHWKALSRKSTSLRVYIMAFDIKSEDMLKILKPSIPLERIHFDSYITCVSGAIVDLISRQYDKFLTHFILMNDVIDTSGFPDLSDNRNEDPLVLLAWRCTKLSLLAIHGYTVWAHNLIAIARLRGSDLKVLEVTEESIDFDQGELADQDVDPVHNLIEQDHVFY encoded by the exons ATGTTGTTGTTCTTGTCAGTGCCGCAGCCCCGACCGCCGGGAGCTCGAACCCGAGCCGGGGCCGCCCGGGTGGCGCGGTGGCGGCGGCAGCGGCTGCGGCTGCAGCAGCTGCGACGGCTGCGGGGGCTGCTCCGGGGACTGCGGGGACGGCCGGGGGCTGGCAGCCGGCGGCGGGGCCGGATGGCTCTGTGCGGGCAGGCGGCAGGCGCCGCGTCGCTGCCCAGCGAGCTGATCGTGCACATCTTCTCCTTCCTGCCCGCGCCTGACCGGCTGCGGGCCTCGGCTTCCTGCTCGCACTGGCGCGAGTGCCTCTTCTACCCTGCTCTGTGGCCCCAGCTCCGCATCTGCCTCCGCGTCTCCCCCGCGGAGCAGCCTCGGCTCGAATTCCTCATGCGCAAGTGCGGCTGGTTCGTGCGAGAGCTGCGTGTTGAGTTCGCCGCCGAGAATTACCTGAGCGGTGGCGGCGGCCCAGGCGACGGAGGCGGCGCGGATCCCGGGACTGGCGGGGAAGAAGTCGAGGCCCTGCAACTCTCAACCCGTTGGCTGGAAGTGCTTCGCACCTACTTAGAGCTGGTGCTGTGCGTGCTGGTCAGCATCCGGAACAACAG GAACCTCCAGAAGTTTAGCCTTTTTGGAGACATAAGTGTTCTACAACAGCAAGGAAGTTTGTCAAATACATACCTCAGCAAGGTGGACCCTGatggcaaaaaaattaaaca AATTCAACAGCTGTTTGAAGAAATACTGAGTAATAGTAGGCAACTGAAATGGCTGTCCTGTGGGTTTATGCTGGAAATAGTAACCCCAACCTCACTGTCATCTCTCTCAAACTCTATTGCCAACACCATGGAGCACCTGAGTTTGCTGGACAACAATATTCCTGGTAACAGCACCCTGATCACCACAGTCGAACTGGAGCGATTTGTGAATCTACGCTCACTTGCCCTGGATTTCTGTGACTTTACAGCCGAGATGGCAAGAGTCTTAACCGATAGCAACCATGTGCCTTTGCAGCGACTGTCTCTCCTGGTCCACAACGTTTCCGTGATGCACAAGTCTCTGGACAACATGCCAAATGATGAGCATTGGAAAGCCTTGTCACGAAAGAGCACCAGCCTCCGGGTCTATATAATGGCCTTTGATATCAAGAGTGAAGATATGTTAAAGATTCTGAAACCCAGTATACCACTAGAGAGGATTCATTTTGACAGCTACATCACTTGTGTTTCAGGAGCTATTGTTGATCTTATATCCAGGCAGTATGATAAGTTCCTCActcattttatattaatgaatGATGTGATTGACACGTCTGGTTTTCCAGATCTTAGTGACAACCGAAATGAAGATCCATTGGTTTTATTAGCATGGAGGTGCACAAAGCTCTCTCTTCTGGCAATTCACG gttacaCAGTGTGGGCACACAACCTCATTGCCATTGCTCGTCTTCGTGGCTCTGATCTAAAAGTACTTGAAGTCACTGAAGAAAGCATTGATTTTGACCAAGGTGAACTGGCCGACCAGGATGTGGATCCAGTGCATAACCTTATTGAGCAG